From Triticum urartu cultivar G1812 chromosome 2, Tu2.1, whole genome shotgun sequence, a single genomic window includes:
- the LOC125538209 gene encoding extensin-1-like translates to MATNKNMKGMALLLTLAATLLSYCGASLPHHVSSLVAVPAPYADGASHNTSLPVAALAQSTVAYAEAPTTTHNATEHGKHRHDELSPAKPPTYHNALGQQRHGHRGHQQQQKALPAHHPPPPHLSHPDNHTPPPHAHLPSPTHYLPPPLSQHTPPPPTQHTPSPHLPSPAHHAPPPSCHPALPPYLPSPAHNSAPPPTHYTPPHHLPSPSPPPAQHAPPSHLSSPPPPSAQHIPPPHLQSPPPPPAQHAPPPHLQSPPPPTAQHQPPSHLPSPPPPTAQHTPPPHLPSPPPPTAQHTPPPHIRSPPPPTSQHTPPPNLPSPPPPSAQHTPPPNLQSPPPPTAQHTPPPHLPSPPPPPAQHAPPPHLPPPPPPPAQHAPPHHSTSPPPPPTRRTPPHHSTPPPPPMSQQPPPPPSHYAPHPHFPFPPHHSPPSPTYYAPPPHFSSTPPPPAKHTPPPHLPSPAHLAPPPCHQALPPHLPSPTHHSPPPPTHYTPSPHFPSPTHHRLPPALSHYAPPPHLPPPANHLPPSPPSRYPPHILAPQAYKYPSPLTRHVNTPPQPKPPRKSPLST, encoded by the coding sequence ATGGCCACCAACAAGAACATGAAGGGCATGGCCCTTCTCCTTACTCTTGCAGCGACGCTGCTGTCCTACTGCGGTGCCTCCTTACCGCACCACGTCTCCTCACTCGTTGCCGTTCCTGCTCCCTATGCTGATGGTGCTTCCCACAACACCTCGCTACCGGTTGCCGCACTAGCTCAGAGCACGGTTGCATATGCCGAGGCACCAACGACGACGCACAACGCAACTGAGCATGGGAAGCACCGCCACGATGAGTTATCGCCGGCCAAGCCACCGACGTACCACAACGCGTTGGGACAACAGCGCCATGGTCACCGCGGCCATCAGCAGCAACAGAAAGCTCTACCAGCTCATCACCCGCCGCCACCTCACTTATCGCACCCTGATAATCACACGCCACCACCTCATGCTCACTTGCCATCCCCTACTCACTACTTACCACCACCCCTATCTCAGCACACACCACCACCTCCGACACAACATACACCATCACCTCACTTACCATCTCCTGCTCATCACGCGCCACCACCTTCATGTCACCCGGCACTACCTCCTTACTTGCCATCCCCTGCGCACAACTCAGCACCGCCCCCAACTCACTACACACCGCCTCATCACCTGCCATCCCCATCGCCACCTCCGGCTCAACACGCACCACCATCTCACTTATCATCTCCACCGCCACCTTCGGCGCAACACATACCACCACCTCACTTACAGTCCCCACCGCCACCTCCGGCTCAACACGCACCACCGCCTCACTTACAGTCTCCACCACCGCCTACGGCTCAACACCAACCACCGTCTCACTTACCGTCCCCACCGCCACCTACGGCTCAACACACACCACCGCCTCACTTACCGTCCCCACCGCCACCTACGGCTCAACACACACCACCGCCTCACATACGGTCTCCACCGCCACCTACATCTCAACACACACCACCGCCTAACTTACCATCCCCACCGCCACCTTCGGCTCAACATACACCACCGCCTAACTTACAGTCTCCACCGCCACCTACGGCTCAACACACACCACCGCCTCACTTACCGTCCCCGCCGCCACCTCCGGCTCAACACGCACCACCGCCTCACTTACCGCCCCCACCGCCACCTCCGGCTCAACACGCACCACCGCATCACTCAACGTCCCCACCGCCACCTCCGACTCGACGCACACCACCGCATCATTCAACGCCCCCACCGCCACCTATGTCTCAACAACCACCACCGCCTCCATCTCACTATGCGCCACACCCTCACTTTCCATTCCCTCCTCACCACTCACCACCATCCCCAACTTACTATGCACCACCGCCTCACTTTTCATCCACGCCACCACCTCCGGCAAAACACACACCACCACCTCACTTACCGTCCCCTGCTCATCTCGCACCACCACCATGTCACCAAGCACTACCTCCTCACTTGCCATCCCCTACTCACCACTCACCACCACCCCCAACTCACTACACACCATCACCTCACTTTCCATCCCCTACTCATCACAGGCTACCACCTGCTCTATCTCACTATGCACCACCGCCACACTTACCGCCCCCAGCCAACCACTTGCCACCATCTCCTCCATCCCGTTATCCGCCGCATATTTTGGCACCTCAAGCATATAAGTATCCATCTCCCCTGACTCGTCATGTTAACACACCTCCACAGCCAAAGCCCCCTAGAAAATCCCCGTTGTCGACATAA